Genomic DNA from Corylus avellana chromosome ca4, CavTom2PMs-1.0:
CAGATGAGAGCTTTTCTTTTAGgaattatgtcttaaaaaaaatggaagcttAAAAGAAAAGTGATGTGGGAAAATTATTGGGCTTGCATACCGTGGATAGTTTCTTTAGTGTACCGTTAACTTGCACAAAGTATGGCTCCAAGAGCATTTCAAGCTCCTTTACATCGAGGTTGTTGTCCACGGCAGTCCGAATAGTGCTCGCACCTTCATAGCTAGTGGAACACCCATTAGCTTCCAATGATGAGATTTCAGCAGGCATCCTAAATAAAATACAACGTTAAATCCTAGATGGTAAAGGTAAAACATCATAAGATAAAAATGATAGTGATATATGGTATGTCAACGTGCCTGTCAACAATGTCTGAATGAGAACCTTCATCAACTATGTCATCTGTCTGATTCATGCAGGAAGCACAAGCATTTTCTAGGTGTTTCTGAACCAACGTCTTTTCAGTTAGATACATCTTAGCCATATCTTCATCGTCATCAAGTAAGCGTTCTACTTCATCCCTTACCTAAAGAAAGCGATGAGCATGACCACAATTAAAAGCAAATATGCTTCTAACTAATAATCAACAACCTTAAACCATTCAACCTTTTGAACACGTCCAGTTATTTCAGCCAAATGGCTTTTAATTTGGCCAAATCTTCCTAAAGTGAGACTACTTATCATTGCATTCAGCTTATCTAACGCTAAATTAGCCTCTTGCTCCAATGCCCTTGCCTGGTTAATTTGGAGACagataacaaaagaaaaaacaaagagcaCATAAAAGTAAATTAGACAACATAAATataaggggtaacttcactttagacccatgAATTctcacgcgatttgacaaagcatccaaacttcaaaactttttaatttggacctatgaattttcaattgcaataaatttgaacccctctgtcaaattttaaacgttaaaagtgagacaataatgtttatacccctgaatttttaataaaatttcaaatttacccttaattccaaattaaataaaaaataaagttaaaaaaaaaaaaaaaatcagggatattttcgactttttaggtattgctgttagaagttaacggctaaatttgacggaaaagttcaaattgattgcaattaaaaattcaagggtccaaattgagaggttttaaagctTGAAGGGAAGCTTGttaaatcgcgtggtaattcgagggtctaaagtaaagttacccttaaatatagatataaatatataaaggcCAACCGTTAGAAAAGCTATCAAAGTACTGTACAAGTAGAAACATTAACTTACATCGCTTTCTAAGCAACTGCAAGCAACCTCAAGGCATGCCTCTAATGCAACAAATTCAAATGGAAGAACCTTTGACCTATCTTGACTCTCAACATCAACGTGTCCTTTCACCTTAGGTGACTCATCTTGATGATCCTTGAACTTCGAAAATTCTTCGGAGAATGTTTGAGAACTACAAGCCCTTGATTGCAGTTGTTCCACTTCATACAAACTCTTCCCCTTTGAACCATCATCGTTTTCCCCCTATAAAACCAtcaaagaaagcacataaagaaataacaaattagtacaaagaaaggaaaaataaggTCCGCTCTTCAAATTCCTTAAAGATTTCTTAGCTTAGCAATCAAGTTAATTGTGTAACACATTAGATTGccatagaaaacaaaaaaaactactttGATCGTTGCATTACTATTTACAAGTACAACCGAACGTAGTGTACAAATTTTAATCCCAAGATTAAccataaaaatttgaaaccaaaaaaaaaaaaaaaaaaaaaaaaacaaagaaagaaaagctaacgtggttcaaaaaaaaaaacaaaacaaagagtttCATGTAGCTCCTCTAACGTGGTTGAAAGTAAAGCTATCACGATCTAGTGAAGGGGCTAATCACATAAGGTCTATTAGTTTAAAAGATTTGTAAATGTTACAATTCTTAAGAGTCACTTATAAAGATTAGTATTAGGTAAATCAATGAAAGAATTAGTACCCATGGTACATCATGGTACATCATCACAATCCACCCGAAAAACTCatcttaaaaatgaaaaccccAAATGCAATGTGGGAATTAACTTTCTGTATTATCATAATTTCTTTCACTTAAATCCTTGATATTATGGTTAGGGCCACATCACATGTAGCGATCAAGTGTCGCATGATATTCCTAGATttctctaataccatttgtcaCAATTCAGAGAAAATGCTAACTATATTTGCGCTATTACTTCAAAATAAGTTCAATTTTACAATTAGGGTAGTAAATTAACAAGTCTGTTTGACAACCTGCTCGATTCCCGCTCCTATAAATTCGACTTGAAATTGGTTCGTTTAATAAATAAGTCAACTGTGAACACAAAATTGGGTTTGGTTATTAAACGAGTTATACTCGCAATAAAACGACTCGACTTGTATAAGCTCGTATAAACTcatgtaactttatttttatagtattgttttaattttgttattagaACATATCAAGTAAAGAGGAATTATCTTCCTTAATATAATAgatatagtttgaattattgTTATTGTGAGTCTTCGTATAgatatatgtgtgtttgtgtgaaTGTGTGAATATGTGTGTGCGCGcataatgaatttatatacatactataaaaaaaaacatataaactcGAGATTGGATTATTTAAGATTCAagttaattcatttaattaattcaaatgataaaatcttaacaataattaattaactaataattagtatggatttacaaaaaaaaaaaaaagagtcatgATAATCACTTTATATAAggaatgaataagttaatttAGCGGCTCGTGAATAAGCTTGaactcatttgaaaaataaataagccaagcttgaacaaatTATCTACCTCGGTAATAAGCTTGAGttcgaaataaaattaaatgaacaaagCGTGAACAACCGgtagttagcggttaataaccataataactgctaaccgccttgaaaattaaaaaaaagattaacaaattaacaagcaaaaacaaacaaaacaaaactagtcttttctatggtaatacgaaaataccctactacatacgacattgtttaatatataaacaaaaacaatgtcgtttaatgtatttatatataattttatatatataggcagttAGTAGTTATTGTTTTTTCCTAACCGCCTTAAAAAGctgttagcggttagcgaacgATTACTAACCGCCCGCATTTTTACCCCGACACATTTAGAGAGTGAAAATAGAGTTTTGGAGTAGATGAACCAAACATTGAGAAGGAGAAGTTTGTTTGATGCAAAGTACAatgttgtaaaatttaattttgatggtACAAAATATCTTGTtgatactaaataatattaatccgaaATTAATAatgaacgaaaaaaaaaaaaagatttcacaATTCTATAGAATTATGCAAGATATTtattaacgaaaaaaaaaagatttcacaATTCTATAGAATTATACaagatatttatttaatattttggctTTAATTATAAAAGCATTATTAGCAGTTtcaccaaaatcattttttagttattttggtgagacaaTTTGGTAAAAAGGCCCTAAACCTTGCCCTGCAGCCTcaccaaatatataaaaaattattaaagcttttttttttttttaactctcctcttcttttccttttctcacCCATGCCACTCTCATCCATGTTCTTTGCCTTTTCTCACCCATTTTGCTTAACGCCATTTTTGAAGAGCGTAATTTTCTCTCCATGAAAgcggctttgtttggcaaagcatttgtttttattttgtgacTGTTCATcacattttctcaaaaaaatcaacattttaacttttttcactttttatattacatcattcactttttactattattcaaataaaaaaaaattactacaaaacaaaactttttcacttatttttttactttttatataaaaaattcttactttttttttcaagtctCGTCGTCACTATTCGTTGAATTCCACGTcgtcaaaaatttcaaaaatattaccgttatgaaaaatacaaattcttaaaaatattacCGATGgaataagacaaatatttaaaaatataatagttagaaaaattaaaaaatataaaaattagaaaaaaaataaataatatttgaaaaataatatttaaatgaaataataaaaatatggtgctttaaaaaaattagtacttaaattcttaatatatatacttcttttGGTGAGATTGCTAATAATGATCTAGGAATTGTATCCATTAGCAATTCAACGGTTATGAAAACTCTTTAatgagcaaattttttttttttaaaattttttattttaataatagttAACGACCGAATTggctaaaaataaataaaaatttgtaacgCACACTACAAAACTGACCCTCTGACTAGTCTTTCACGTCAGCCTGACTTTTCTCAACGTCCTAGTTGAGTATAgggaccatttttttattttcttaaattaatataatttttaaaattattattaaattttaaataaattatatttaaattttaatttaataataattttaaaagtcacgagGATCAAAATATGGTCTCTAAgattattgttaattttgttttgttttttcaaccGATTTGGCAGAGCCACGTATCCTCCACATCAAGTTGACATCTGTTTGTGGAAGTAGTTGTAAGCGCAGCATTTTTCAAAACGGAAAAACATAAAGAATTTTGTTGGAATCGGATCCTCCCCATTTCAGATATGGAAGACCGGTTCACGGCTGAGATTGCTTTAAAAGAATCCAATGGTAAAAAGTGCCACgtcatttagaaaaaaaaaaaagaaaaaaagaaaaaaaaaaagtcaactttAACGTCTGGCATCTAAAGAAAAGGTCAAATTCCCGCTCTTACCGAAAGAGGTTAAGGATTATTAATAAATCTAATAGtttgatttgtaaaataaaatgagaaaaatattaaccatAGAATTTCTGTTTTTCTATCCTGGCAATCGATGCCGGCTCCACCACAACCACCATTTTCAGGCGACTCGTCATAACTCACTCATTAGTCATAACTAATCTTATATCAGTTATTATTGTATTTCgtgttctttcaatttcataGCGAGATAATTGGAAAACGTAAGACTTCTAATTAAATCCTTGTTCAACCGATTGATGGGCTGTTATTTTATGGGCAGCATCAGACGATTTATAAGAGCCGGCGGCGTCATCGTCGACGGTATACGGTGGTTAGAGGTACTTGGCGGTGTGAGTTAGCTGTGGCCCAAGAGTGAGAGAGCTTGGGCGTGAAATTTGGATGGAACGAGAGGTAGCGTCGCGTCAGCTTTCCAGCCTCTTGGGTGTGATGGATAACCTGATAATGGTGGTTGTGGTGGAGGAGGCGTCGCCAGGGAAGGGGGGGCGGGGGGAAGGTATCGAAACTAACACACAACGACATTacgtcacttaaaaaaaaaaccattacgTCACGCAATAAGAGCGAAAAAAGGACGAGAATTTAAAGGCCCCGAACCTGCGCGGTGGTGGCGTTGTAGTGACGCATAAGCCGCCGCTGGAGCTCTTCAACAAAAGGAGTGACAGATGGCTCCCGAAAGTTGAGCAACAGCACCTCCTGGGCGGTGATGATGGCCTTGATGTGCTCCAGGTTGATCACGATGGCTCGCTCTCGACCAAGCATAGTCGACGGGTACGAGAGATGCGGGTCCAGGATCCGAAGGTACCGCACTGGTAGGCCCGTGCGCCGCATGATGGCGTGCTTGCCGGCCTCGATCACCTGTGCCTGCCCCGTCACGTCCACCAGCAACCAGGCCCGCACGTCCGTGCCCTTCTTCCGGTAGCCTCCGCCGGTCGGAAGGGGCGAGGCCATCCGGGCCGGGTCATGCTCTTCCTCGAACTGGGGGAGACCCGACTTGGATGGATGCGATAAATGACCAGCCTGTCCGTTGCTCATGGCTCTCCCCCAACTCTCAGTTGCTACTACGCTATACGAGCGTGACAGAAGCCGCGTTTGTTCCCCACCAGATATCTTCTATATctatatctatctatatattaaaaagccGCAATGGATCCGAAACagtgttttttctttgattgtaTGAGAGTTACGGTTCTACCTTTCCTCTTTCTTCATTATAGATAAAACAGGCAGGATTATTTGGGTCTTTCGGCATTTCCttaaattgtaaaattattattttctcctGTTTACCCTGGGTGGCTAAGAATTTGCGGGCTACTTTTGTCTTTTAATCTTCAATTTTGCACAAGCGAGAgttgatttttcatttatctttccCGGCCGTAAATGACAACTTTGTCCTTAATCTATTTGAAGAGGAATAAATGATTTTATTACGtatgtttttgtcttttctcatatgcaacaattttcttctttaGAATATTCAATATTGCGACCATTTTTTCTTCGATTTTGTTTCAAAGATCTACCAACTCTATCACGGACTAGATGGATTTTTGGCACAAAATTCGGTCTCTCCctcctctctctatctctttcaaTCTCTTTTCCACATAGAGCAATGGATTCCAAAcaatgtgactattaaaattaatgtgactattaaatctctcaaaaattaatgtgactattaaaatcactgtttatatatatatatatatatatatatatatatatataatactaaaatacgaaagagaaataaaaaaaagagtagaagTGAAGAGAGACGTATGAGCTACATCTTGTATTTTCAATGTATCAAACAATGCCCTACTTATACATCTTGTATTTTCAATGTATCAAACAAGGCCCTTAGTAAGGCCTTCAGGTTTACTTCTATATTGAGTAGTGACCAGAAACCCTAAAGtagacctaaactaattaaggaagagaataaaccttacaagaaaatataataacggagaataaaaatattctaacataaagaaaaataactattaagaaaaatattaataaacctaatttaaaaaatataaaatatttcaacatccccctgtaaacttgagtttggaaaagagaagaaattaaagGCATCCGAAGTCAATGGTTGGATCAAGGTAATACCGGCGAGAAAGGTTGAAAGTGGCGACTGGAAAGATACCGGAGAACGGAGACAAGCCGCTAAAAGAATCTGATGAAGGGCCAAGCCACAACTAACAATAAGGTCGGAGAACGGAAATTAGCCATTAAAAATCCTGTGAATGACCAAACCAAATTGTGCCAAGATTCGTCGACATGAACGATGAGAAATGCTGAAAGCCACGGCCGGAGAAATACTAGAGAAGAAATagacaacagaaagataattgtaaagaagaaatttgtatttataatgTCTATTtgaacatggtattagagccacgtttttgtttttatggctttcaataaaagtttTATGACTTTTTTCTGGTGTCTTATGGCATTCTCTTTTGATGATCTCCCAATTTGGTTATGATCCATGACTctgatgaaatatatatataaagcagaAGGCATTGAAGAACAAGGAGAACAAAGCCCAGCTTCGTCCTCCTCTTCGACAAACCAAGTACAGCCCATTTACCAGGATGCCCAAGACCCCTATGATCTTGGTGAAGATTGAGACTTAGAGAAGTCCAAATACAGCAATCACTGTTCCAAAATAATGCAAACACTGTTTCCAAATACAGCACTGTTCATGTCACTATTTTGGCGGCCATACTGTTCACGTACTGTTCATGTCGGCAGCTACTATTCATAGCACTATTTAGCACTGTTCATAGCACTATTCACCCGACAAATCACTGTTCATCTACAGTGTtcagcttttaaatttttatttaaagcccCTACAGCTCTTGTAAACGCAGATCGGATTCTTCTGAACTTTAAActactcttttctcttctccctctccaaTCATTAGTAAAATCTCACAATATGTATGTTAGAGTTTCATCTATGTATTAcagaatgtttcattcaatgaaagcttcttcaagctaattttacagcatcatattttcgtaagtctttattttcatatatcttattttcattatgtatattcttgaataTATGTTTCCAATTGAAGTAGAttcaacatttcatattcatatttatgtttatatctttgtgtatcATTCTagatattttgttcatattcaGCCTACAATCTTATCTGCAGTCTctgtttaaatttatcattatatCTTCAATCCTTATCATTATGTCTTCAGTCCTTCCGCTTATGTCAACTCATTCTGCGAGTCCCCTCTTGTTAAAAGTCCCAAAGATAAAACTTTACTTATACAGACACACTCTTGTGATGCAAATGTTAGAGTACCAAAATCAGTAGTTTGGTCTGAAGTAGAACTTCCATCagaatgttattaaaaaatgaaaacattccaacaaaaacagaaaatacaacATTTGATCTAAATTGTTTACAACAATACTTACATGGTACTGTTAGGTTAAGTTTTGATAGACCAAGACTCAGCAAACCACCATTCATGATAAAATAAACAGCTTTCCAAGTTACACTAACAAGCCATAGAAATCCACAAGATACAAGCCGTAGAAATTCTGCCTCTTCCTCCGTTAATATCGAACctttaagaagagataaaaatttaaagttaaaaagtatAAAAGTAGAATCTGTAATAAGCTCCCTATGTTATATAGttaatcaagaaaattttgaagaagaatgaCCAAATTCCCCAACACAAACAGATATAGAAGAACCTTCTTTACATCCACAATTAATGACTATATGTAAACCATTTACTTTAGACCTCCAACCtttaataaaaaactataattctaccaagaatacagaaaaaaagaaaaaaaatataagttaaaatatacgaaagaacaaaaaataaaaatatttgcagaatgggaaaaatttatgaataaacataagttacatataaaattctttgactttataaaaatttatgaaaataaaaaattaaacatgttaacccagtgggaaaaagaagataaaacaataatagaagCAAGTCACCATCCAAAAGAATCCGATCTGCGTTTACAAGAGCTGAAGgggctttaaataaaaatttaaaagcggAACACAGTAGATGAACAGTGATTTGTTGGGTGAATAGTGCTATGAACAGTGCTGAATAGTGCTATGAACAGTAGCTGCCGACATGAACAGTTCGTGAACAGTAATGACCGCCAAAACAGTGACATGAACAAGGCTGTATTTGGGAACAATGTTTGCTGTATTTTGGAACAGTGATTGCTGTATTTGGGCTTCTCTAAGTCTCAATCTTCACCAAGATCATAGAGGTCTTGGGCATCCTGGTAAATGGGCTGTACTTGGTTTGTCGAAGAGGAGGATCAAGCTGGGCTTTGTTCTCCTTGTTCTTCAATGCCTTCTGCTTTAAGGAGAAGGCTTCTGCAAAAGTCCTTGAGGTCTTCTTTACATTGGACCTGGGCCATGGCTGTTGCAATTTCTATCTGTAGATGTGATTTGCTTGCCAAGAATTGGCTTTGAGTGGTGAATGAAGGAAATTCTCTCTGTATTGATGAAAGGATTTTTTGAATATTGTATTTGTCCCACCAGCGGACATATTTGTTTCTTCTGCAAATTTTTTGATCAATGACATAATCCCATTGGAAAAGCCAtgggattttatatttctttgccaTATGGAGCAAGGAAGGAAATTGACTTTCTGCTTCATTAACTTTGTAAGCTGTAGAGAACTGCTGTAATGCATCTGCAAGTTCTGGGGGTAAAATCTCGGGAATCATCCCATGACTTTGCCACCGTCTGTTGAACCAAATAGGGAGCTGACTGCTGAAATTGTTATCAAAACACAGATACCAggaatgattattattattgttttgataaagaacTACTTTTGACCATGCTTCAATGTAATCATAGTAGCTGTATTGAACTTGGTGACCCTGCAAGACTCTGAGATTAGCTGGGTGACCCCATTCTTTTGCTGAAATGATTTTTGTGATATACATTTTATCAAAGATTATTCTCTTGTGTTCTGGATCATATTTGTCAGGGATAGAATCTTTGGTAATTGATGTTGTTTAGAGTAAAATGTCTATGTAGAAATTGATGGATTTAGATGGGTGAAATGGAATGAAATTTCATTTAGGAGGGAAATAATTCTTTACAAGATCCAAAGGATTCTTGAGATGACGCTGGTCATGTTCTACAAAAAACAGGTTTTCTATATAGGTTTTTTCGACAAACTGAGATCTATTGGTATGGGTAATTGGCTGGTTGGTATAGAATTTTTGCGCCTGTATGAGTTTGGAAGAGTTCTGTTGGGTAGGGATAACGGTTGCTGTAGGACATTCTACCAATTGGTAAGGGTCCGAATGACTTGGGGATGATAAAGTGGGTGAAAAAGTAGGTCTTGGGGAACCAAGAACCTGAAACTTGTTTAACATTTTAATGGGTGAACATGTGTCATAAGGGTTTACATTTCTTGGGCTCAGGACTATATGGTGACTTGGTTGTGACTTGATggaaggtgttttatttttgtttttattggatTGTGGCTTTTCAGCCATCTTTTCCCTGCAAAAATCCACGAGTGAGGAAATCAGGTATAGAATTTTGGTctcctttgatgtattcaatatcaaaatcaaagatgcttaaaattgattgccatctggcaaaaatctgtttacttgctatattttgaacatctttttctaaaacatgttttgcacttttgcaatctacttgaattaaaaatttttggtttaacaaatcactttgaaactttgagatgcataatactatagataaaagctctttttaatagtactataattactttGTGCTGAATTCCAAATTCCtgaatggaaacaaacaatttgttTAGGAGAATCTGGagagattttttgtttgagaatacCCCCATATCCAATGTTGGAGGCGTCAGTTTCtacaattttgaaagcttttacaTCAGGAATGCCAAGACATGGCAAAGTGTTGacatattttttgacttcttggaCAATTGAAGTATGAAGATCTGTCCAAGGTGGAGGATTACTTTTTAGACGATCATACAatggtttacaatgttttctaagattttgataaaattcagCAACATAATTTAAAGATCCTAGGAACCTTTGAAGGTGATTTTTATCAAGGATGCAAATTGAATGGCCCGGTCAATGGGTTTAACCATTCCTTGACTGATGTTGAATCCTagaaatctgatttttgtttgaaagaaattgattttttgtagcTAAAACAACTAAACCACTAACTTTGATGATACTGAGAAACGAATGAagatgtttccagtgttcatcaattgactttgaaaatatgaggacatcatctatataaacaattgagaaatgtgctatagggtcaaagatttcattcatgatgttttgAAATTCACTTGGGGCATTTcttaacccaaagggcatgacattccattcatagtgGCCAAATGGTGTAACAAATGCTATTTTATATCTATCTTGTTCATGGATTTGGATCTGCCAAAATCCActcttcatatcaaattttgaaaaaacattggctTGACCTATTCTGTTTATTAGGtcctttttgtttggaattggatATCTTATCTACTGTAAGACTTTATTAAGAGGTTTGTAGTTTATTACTAATCTTGGAGCTCCTCTTTCTAATTCTGCATTTTTCTATACATAAAAGGCTGAACAGGACCAAGGGGACTTGCCTTTTTTAATTATTCCCTTGTTAAgcaattctttaatttcaattttacaaagttccattaaatcttgattcatTTGGATGGGTCTAGCTTTAGTAGGAATATTTCTTTCCCTGAAATCTTTTACATAAGGGAGTTTtacaatatgctttttcctatgcTAAAAGGCATTGGGGAGATCagaacaaacttcattttgtaGTTTCTCtttgaatctttcaattttctgtaaaaGAATGTCACTTGATAATTGTTCTtctattcttttatgtttaatttcttcttttagggaGTTCAAATGCTTGCTCTTATTCTgtaaaatgttaattgttttggaaattgaaatttcttttaatatattgagATCTTTAATATGTGGCCTTTTGAAGAACTTAAATTTTACTCTCTCCTAGGACTTCTGTGGTAATTCCTTTGTGATCTGCAGTAAAATGatacaaaagacataaaaaggGATTTCTTAATGTGACTTTTGAACCATGCATGTTTTTTATTAAGACGAATGaagttttgaaacaaacatCATCTTGACAGACATGTGCTTTAGGCAACTTGTAATCTATCTACATTTCACTGCCATTAGCTGATGATAAATGTTCTGTAGTttttaaatagtatttaataGGTATCATACCTTCCTGAATACAGTTTAAATCTGTACCTGAATCTATCAAAGCTATAACTTCAAATTCGAATTCaccattaataattattgttactctagagtgccatttttggaaaatgattttatcaattatgtttaagtatttttcatttgtagTATCTTTGAAGATTAAACTTTTGGTTGAGGATTTTGTAGATTTTTCGTCTTCTGATTCTTGTTCAGTCTCAGATTGACTCtgttcagaaaattttttattaatctttaaaatcattacttcttgttccaattctttgtttttggcgTTCAagtcttttatttctattttgatttgattgacttCATGCTGTAAGTCTTGGAGGATTACTTccctttattttgatttaaatctgTTGAGGATTTTATTAATACTAATTTGTAgttctgtaatttttgttggtcaattttttgtttcattttttattaaattactcttgaattttttaaggtatttggCTTTAGTTTCTGGGTCTTCTATTCCTTCTATCAAATCAATTAGCATTTCTTCATGTTTAGTTAGTACATTTATCATAAGTTTTGTTTTACAACATGAATCTTTGCAACATAGTTCTACCTTTGAATTACTAGAATTTTGACTTGATTCATAATCTGTTGAGGTGTTAAAGATTTCATCTTCGTTGTCACTAGAATCTGAATTTCTGAGTTCTAAGATTTTAtacaaatcttctttttctttgttggaaatttttaattggttgattttatcttttactttgcactcatttttgtaatggcctgtttttccacatttgaagcattttactttctttttatcatattttttgttttgtggttttttataatattttcttgctgttttatttttcttgtaatattcatttggttcaaaatttttgttttttctatacccttttttgtagggttttctagtttttgcgtatttatccttatgttttcttctaAAGGGTGGTATAGGGGGTAAGCCatattgttcacaaaaatttcccatttcatattttgcttatcttttttctttctttaagtttttatttatcttcatatCTATACACATTTTTAATCCTATTTTGCTTATAGTACTTATGATGTCTCCGTAGGTGAGTTTATCGTATTCTATAATTCCAGTTGTATTACTTAATTCTTCACGGATTTTATGGGCAAATAGATTGGGTAAACCATTGATAAATTTCCCTTTCCAGAAAGCATTTTTACAATCATctcttaacatta
This window encodes:
- the LOC132177567 gene encoding magnesium transporter MRS2-3-like; this translates as MSNGQAGHLSHPSKSGLPQFEEEHDPARMASPLPTGGGYRKKGTDVRAWLLVDVTGQAQVIEAGKHAIMRRTGLPVRYLRILDPHLSYPSTMLGRERAIVINLEHIKAIITAQEVLLLNFREPSVTPFVEELQRRLMRHYNATTAQGENDDGSKGKSLYEVEQLQSRACSSQTFSEEFSKFKDHQDESPKVKGHVDVESQDRSKVLPFEFVALEACLEVACSCLESDARALEQEANLALDKLNAMISSLTLGRFGQIKSHLAEITGRVQKVRDEVERLLDDDEDMAKMYLTEKTLVQKHLENACASCMNQTDDIVDEGSHSDIVDRMPAEISSLEANGCSTSYEGASTIRTAVDNNLDVKELEMLLEPYFVQVNGTLKKLSTLREYVDDSKDYINLMMDDKQNQLLQMGVMLTTATLVLCCFTVVADVLGMHIRIELFNDQMTGMKNFLWIVGGGTAGMIFLYVFAIAWYKRKRFL